From the Lampris incognitus isolate fLamInc1 chromosome 6, fLamInc1.hap2, whole genome shotgun sequence genome, one window contains:
- the LOC130113918 gene encoding ELKS/Rab6-interacting/CAST family member 1-like translates to MYGSARSVGRGDANHSVGRDGGSSSNQGSGRSPRLPRSPRMGHRRTNSTGGSGGGPGGAGGKTLSMENIQSLNAAYATSGPMYLSDNEVAIAADHLPKSGGTMTTMGRQRVTYGSRGSSSGGVAASTPNIATSVPTNAVLPAGMIAGDALAFGDHHMASTVPHSLRQARDNTILDLQAQLKEVLRENELLRREVEVKESKLSSSMNSIKTFWSPELKKERALRKDEVSKITVWKEQYRVIQDETQHLQMTLQALQDELRIQRDLNQLFQQDPASQGHDLTLTSEPTEENYRRLHVEHERQAKELFLLRKTLEEMELRIDTQKQTLGARDESIKKLLEMLQSKGPSAKASEEDQERTRRLADAEMHRHHLESLLDQRDREIGALREELHRRYEGTPESTKTKALQTVIDMKDAKINSMERSLRDMEEELLMLKSNGLLSCEERQEEMKQMEVYRSHTKFMKNKMEQVKQDLSRKDTEMLGLQTKLETLTNQFSDSKQHIEVLKESLTAKEQRAAILQTEVDALRLRLEEKEATLNKKSKQIQEMSEEKGTLNGEIHDLKDMLEVKERKVNVLQKKIENLQEQLRDKEKQMSSLKERVKSLQADTSNTDTALTTLEESLAEKERIIERLKEQRDRDDRERTEELDLSKKELKELKERLSTLQGDLSDRETSLLDLKEHASSLASSGLKKDSKLKSLEIALEQKREECLKLENQLKRAQTAALEAQANTELAERISTLEQEVARHKEDSGKAQAEVDRLLEILREMENEKNDKDKKINELERQMKDQTKKVASLKHKEQVEKSRNARLMEEARKREDNMSENSQQVKDTLRQKTERIEELEEALRESVQITAEREMVLAQEEAARSLQEKQMEELLGAMEKVKQELESMRAKLSSTQQSLCEKEAHLTTLRAERRKHLEEVLEMKQEALLAAISEKDANIALLELSSSKKKKTQDEVALLKREKDRLVQQLKQQTQNRMKLMADNYEDDHLKTTPDQTNHKPSPDQMIPPLLALSQNRSKLKLYIAHLTDLCHDRDPSILSQLTPPSHYHHSDPPAWEEELQKMTLEQLERELEVCERESGELQEYANSVLQQIADYCPDILEQVVNALEESC, encoded by the exons ATGTATGGCAGTGCCCGCTCTGTTGGCAGAGGGGATGCCAACCACAGCGTAGGGAGAGATGGGGGCAGTAGCAGCAATCAGGGATCCGGCCGTTCCCCTCGCCTTCCTCGCTCTCCTCGGATGGGTCACCGTCGCACCAACAGCACTGGAGGCAGCGGAGGAGGTCCTGGAGGAGCAGGGGGTAAGACCCTTTCTATGGAGAACATCCAGTCCCTCAATGCAGCATATGCCACCTCGGGACCAATGTACCTGAGTGACAACGAGGTTGCCATTGCAGCCGACCACCTCCCTAAAAGTGGCGGGACAATGACAACGATgggaaggcagagggtgacatATGGTTCAAGGGGCAGCAGCAGTGGTGGTGTGGCAGCCAGTACCCCCAACATTGCCACCTCAGTTCCCACCAACGCTGTGCTGCCTGCTGGCATGATAGCAGGCGATGCCCTGGCTTTTGGGGATCATCACATGGCCTCCACTGTGCCCCATTCTCTGAGACAGGCCAGGGACAACACCATACTAGATCTACAGGCCCAACTCAAAGAG GTCCTGCGTGAGAATGAGTTGCTGCGGCGGGAAGTGGAGGTGAAGGAGAGCAAGCTGAGCtcctccatgaattccatcaagaCCTTCTGGAGCCCTGAACTGAAAAAGGAGCGAGCCCTTCGGAAAGATGAGGTCTCCAAGATCACTGTGTGGAAGGAACAGTACCGTGTAATTCAAGATGAAACACAG CACCTCCAGATGACTCTGCAGGCCCTTCAGGATGAGTTAAGGATTCAGAGGGACCTGAATCAGCTGTTCCAGCAGGACCCTGCCAGCCAGGGCCATGACCTGACCCTTACCTCTGAACCCACTGAGGAGAACTACAGGCGGCTGCACGTTGAGCACGAGCGGCAGGCCAAAGAGCTGTTCCTCCTGAGGAAGACTCTGGAGGAAATGGAGCTGAGGATCGACACTCAAAAGCAAACGCTGGGGGCCAGGGATGAATCCATCAAGAAGCTGCTGGAGATGTTGCAGAGCAAAG GACCCTCTGCCAAGGCCTCAGAGGAGGACCAGGAGCGGACCAGGAGACTGGCTGACGCAGAGATGCACAGGCACCACCTTGAGAGTTTGCTggaccagagagacagagagattggTGCTCTAAGAGAG GAGCTGCACCGCCGCTACGAAGGAACCCCTGAGTCCACCAAAACGAAGGCTCTACAGACTGTTATCGACATGAAA GATGCTAAAATCAACTCGATGGAGCGCAGTCTGAGGGACATGGAGGAGGAGCTGCTGATGCTGAAGTCCAACGGTCTGCTGAGCTGCGAGGAGCGTCAGGAGGAGATGAAGCAGATGGAGGTCTACCGCAGCCATACAAAGTTCATGAAGAACAAG ATGGAGCAGGTAAAGCAGGACCTGTCAAGGAAGGACACTGAGATGCTCGGTCTTCAGACCAAGCTGGAGACACTCACCAACCAGTTTTCAGATAGCAAGCAGCACATCGAAGTCCTCAAAGAATCCCTAACAGCCAAGGAACAACGAGCAGCCATCTTACAGACAGAG GTGGATGCCCTGCGCCTGCGGCTGGAGGAAAAGGAGGCAACCCTGAATAAGAAGAGCAAACAGATCCAGGAAATGTCAGAGGAGAAGGGCACACTCAATGGGGAAATCCACGACCTCAAGGATATGCTTGAGGTCAAGGAGCGCAAGGTTAATGTGCTGCAGAAGAAG ATAGAGAATCTACAGGAGCAGCTGAGGGACAAGGAAAAGCAGATGAGCAGCTTGAAGGAGAGAGTCAAGTCTCTCCAGGCAGACACCTCCAACACTGACACTGCTCTTACCACACTGGAAGAGTCTCTCGcggagaag GAGCGGATCATTGAACGCCTGAAGGAGCAGCGAGACAGAGACGACCGGGAGAGGACAGAGGAGCTTGACTTGAGCAAGAAAGAGCTGAAGGAGTTGAAGGAGAGACTGAGCACACTACAGGGAGACCTGTCAGACAGGGAG aCCTCTCTACTGGACCTTAAGGAGCATGCCTCCTCACTGGCCTCCTCAGGGCTGAAGAAAGACTCCAAGCTAAAGAGTCTGGAGATTGCTCTGGAGCAGAAAAGGGAGGAGTGCCTCAAACTGGAGAACCAACTCAAGAGG GCTCAGACCGCTGCTCTAGAGGCTCAGGCCAACACCGAGTTGGCTGAGCGCATCAGTACCCTAGAGCAGGAAGTGGCCCGCCACAAAGAGGATTCTGGTAAAGCACAGGCCGAAGTAGACCGCCTGCTGGAGATCCTCCGAGAGATGGAGAATGAGAAGAACGACAAGGACAAGAAGATCAATGAGCTGGagag GCAGATGAAGGACCAGACGAAGAAAGTGGCATCTCTTAAGCACAAGGAGCAGGTGGAGAAGAGCAGAAATGCTCGACTGATGGAGGAAGCCCGGAAGAGGGAGGATAACATGTCTGAGAACTCCCAACAAGTCAAG GACACCCTGCGTCAGAAGACTGAGCGCAtcgaggagctggaggaggcccTTAGGGAGAGTGTTCAGATCACCGCCGAAAGAGAGATGGTGCTGGCACAGGAAGAGGCTGCCAGGTCACTCCAGGAAAAGCAG aTGGAGGAGCTGCTGGGAGCTATGGAGAAGGTGAAGCAGGAGCTGGAGTCCATGAGGGCCAAACTGTCTTCCACACAGCAGTCTTTGTGTGAGAAAGAGGCCCACCTCACCACTCTGCGAGCTGAGCGCCGGAAACACCTAGAGGAGGTGCTGGAGATGAA ACAGGAGGCGCTGTTGGCCGCGATTAGCGAAAAGGATGCTAACATTGCTCTACTGGAGCTGTCCTCCTCTAAGAAGAAGAAAACCCAAGATGAAGTGGCTCTGCTGAAGCGAGAAAAAGACAGGCTGGTGCAACAGCTCAAACAGCAG ACTCAAAACCGAATGAAACTGATGGCAGACAACTACGAGGATGACCATCTGAAGACCACCCCTGACCAAACCAATCATAAACCCTCTCCAGATCAG ATGATCCCCCCTCTCCTAGCCCTGTCACAGAACCGTAGTAAGCTCAAGCTCTACATCGCACACCTGACTGACCTCTGCCACGACCGCGACCCCAGCATCCTCAGTCAGCTCACGCCACCCTCTCACTACCATCACAGCGACCCCCCGGCCTGGGAGGAGGAGCTTCAAAAGATGACTCTCGAACAA